In the Astatotilapia calliptera chromosome 5, fAstCal1.2, whole genome shotgun sequence genome, one interval contains:
- the barx1 gene encoding homeobox protein BarH-like 1, with protein sequence MQHPLDMGAHYYPPDVHADHRTHRYRSFMIEEILTDHPEHKVSAPAGELLKFGVQALLSARPFHNQLVLKADQTSLLKFPMSPLSCSLGSPLLSAAPGLQVGAASHHLPLDLHLRGKLEHGADAGSKTKKGRRSRTVFTELQLMGLEKRFEKQKYLSTPDRIDLAESLGLSQLQVKTWYQNRRMKWKKIVLQGGGLESPTKPKGRPKKNSIPSSEQLSEQERSTAEADRPDGSSSHLENAQEE encoded by the exons ATGCAGCATCCTTTGGACATGGGGGCGCATTACTATCCTCCGGATGTTCATGCAGACCACAGAACTCATCGCTACAGGAGTTTCATGATAGAGGAGATCCTCACAGATCACCCGGAGCACAAAGTTTCGGCTCCGGCCGGGGAGCTGCTTAAATTCGGAGTACAAGCTCTACTCTCTGCGCGGCCTTTCCATAACCAACTGG TGCTTAAAGCCGACCAGACGAGCCTCCTAAAGTTCCCCATGTCCCCGCTGTCCTGCTCGCTGGGCTCCCCGCTCCTGTCCGCGGCCCCGGGCCTTCAGGTAGGCGCAGCGTCCCACCACCTGCCGCTGGACCTCCACCTCCGCGGGAAGCTGGAGCACGGAGCCGACGCAGGCAGCAAGACCAAGAAGGGCCGCCGCAGCCGCACCGTGTTCACCGAGCTGCAGCTGATGGGCCTGGAGAAACGATTCGAGAAGCAGAAGTACCTTTCTACACCCGACAG AATAGATCTCGCAGAGTCTCTCGGTCTGAGTCAGCTCCAAGTGAAAACATGGTACCAGAACAGGAGGatgaaatggaagaaaatt GTGCTGCAGGGCGGCGGCCTGGAGTCCCCGACCAAGCCCAAAGGTCGCCCTAAGAAGAACTCCATCCCCAGCAGCGAGCAGCTCTCTGAGCAGGAGCGATCCACCGCAGAGGCTGACCGGCCCGATGGCTCCAGCTCCCACTTAGAGAACGCTCAGGAGGAATGA